Part of the Longimicrobiaceae bacterium genome, GTCGAGATGGAGCAGTCCCGGCATACCCGTCCCAGCGAGGGACGGGCCGGTCTTCCTCCAACCGAACGTCTGAAGTCAACCCTGGAGAATCCATGATGAAGAACATTCGTTGGATGTGCGCGCTCGCGCTGGCGCTGTTGGCGCCAGGGCAGCTGCTCGCACAGTCGGGCGGCAACGTTGCGGGGCGCGTCACCGACGCGGCCAGCAAGCAGCCGCTGGCGAACGTGCAGGTGATCGTGGCGGGAACGGCCCTGCAGGGCCGCACGGGCCCCGACGGCTCGTACACCATCCGCGGCGTGCCCGCCGGCCGTGCCGAGGTGCGCGTGGCGCGCCTGGGCTACTCGGGCGGCACCCGTGCAGTGACCGTGGCCGCCGGCCAGACGGTGACTGCCAACTTCGAGCTCGCCAGCAGCACCATCGGCCTCGACGTGCTGGTCGTGCAGGCGAGCGGTGAGGCCGCCCGCCGCCGCGAGCTGGGCAACTCGGTCGCGACGGTCTCGACGGCGAACGTCGAGATGGCCGCCGTGCAGAGCTTCAGCCAGCTGGTCGCCGGCCGCGCCCCGGGCGTGGTCGTCCTTCCCAGCTCGGGCCAGCTCGGCGCCGGCTCGCGCATCCGCATCCGCGGCAACAACTCGGTGTCGCTGGGCAACGACCCGCTGCTCATCATCGACGGCGTGCGCGTGGACAACGAGTCGTTCTCGTCCGGCCTGTTCACCGGCGGGCAGAGCACCTCGCGCTTCGAGGACATCAACCCCGAGGACATCGAGAACGTCGAAATCCTGAAGGGCCCGGCCGCCGCGGCGCTGTACGGCACCGCCGCCGCCAACGGCGTGATCCAGGTCACGACCAAGCGTGGCCGCGCCGGCCACCCGACCGTGCGTGCGCACAGCGAGTTCGGCACGCAGAAGCAGATGGTCACCATCCCGAACAACTACCGCGCCATCGGCCACACGGCCGCCGGCGTGAAGACCCGCATCTGCACCTTCGCCGAGCGTGCCTCGGGCGCGTGCGTCGCGGTGGACTCGCTGTACAGCTACAACCCGCTGCGCAGCTCGCTCACGCCCTTCCAGACGGGCGCGACCACCAACCTTGGCGCGAGCGTCTCGGGCGGCAGCGAGAACGCCACGTACTTCGTCTCCGGCGAGAACGAGCACGGCGTGGGCGTGCAGCACCCGAACCACCTGACGCGCACCAACGTGCGCGCCAACCTGACCGGCCAGGTCGGCTCGCAGCTGCGCCTGACGGCCAACACCGGCTTCGTGCAGAGCAACATCGAGCTGCCGCAGGCCGACAACAGCGCCGCGGGCCCCGTGCTCAACGGCCTGCTGGGCGACCCGTCGCCCGGCGTGGTGGCGGCCAACGGCGGCTACCGTCCGCCCACGACCGCGTTCAGCCTCATCGCGTGGGAGAACCGCGAGCAGCTGAACCGCTTCACCGGCAGCACCAACGCCGACTACCGCCCGCTCAGCTGGCTGTCGCTGAACGGCACCGTGGGCGTGGACGTGAGCAACCGCTTCGAGGGCAGCTTCGTGGCCCCGGGCACCGTGGGCGCCTTCGTGGACGGCTTCCGCGAGCAGTACCGCAACGTGACGACGACCTTCACTGCCAACGGCGGCGGCACCGCCACCAAGGGCATCCTGAAGAACCTCATCTCGACC contains:
- a CDS encoding SusC/RagA family TonB-linked outer membrane protein, which encodes MMKNIRWMCALALALLAPGQLLAQSGGNVAGRVTDAASKQPLANVQVIVAGTALQGRTGPDGSYTIRGVPAGRAEVRVARLGYSGGTRAVTVAAGQTVTANFELASSTIGLDVLVVQASGEAARRRELGNSVATVSTANVEMAAVQSFSQLVAGRAPGVVVLPSSGQLGAGSRIRIRGNNSVSLGNDPLLIIDGVRVDNESFSSGLFTGGQSTSRFEDINPEDIENVEILKGPAAAALYGTAAANGVIQVTTKRGRAGHPTVRAHSEFGTQKQMVTIPNNYRAIGHTAAGVKTRICTFAERASGACVAVDSLYSYNPLRSSLTPFQTGATTNLGASVSGGSENATYFVSGENEHGVGVQHPNHLTRTNVRANLTGQVGSQLRLTANTGFVQSNIELPQADNSAAGPVLNGLLGDPSPGVVAANGGYRPPTTAFSLIAWENREQLNRFTGSTNADYRPLSWLSLNGTVGVDVSNRFEGSFVAPGTVGAFVDGFREQYRNVTTTFTANGGGTATKGILKNLISTTSAGVQYTSENYNETYAEAEVIAPGTRTALVPGDVSEGVAPNKLFGAYATEQLALNDRLFITGGLRGDQNSAFGTNIGFVTYPSLTASWVVNEEPFFPKVDAISNLRLRAAYGKSGLRPGRLSSVRTYGTVNAALGSSNIVPGFVVSNAGNPDLRPEVTREIEFGGDLGFFADRLTFEATHYNKKSHDALISRPLPPSVGGPGSQFFNLGSVQNIGNEFALRAEAIKRDRIGVDFNINYSTNTNKLLTFGDTSITPIIFGLGANTQRHQPGFPLGGYWQPAYKFADANNDGLIQLAEVQLLPADQQTDPKTNSTYFGSPFPKREASFSTDIRLARFIRVSGLLDYKGGQKLLNFTNINRDASNTLGFSATRQVPGAATLEQQAAVQARRLFGTAAGFYEDATFWKLREVSVS